In the Juglans microcarpa x Juglans regia isolate MS1-56 chromosome 6D, Jm3101_v1.0, whole genome shotgun sequence genome, one interval contains:
- the LOC121235996 gene encoding uncharacterized protein LOC121235996, with product MEDRPEGRQAQTDGYSANSETLISEPPIDQSSTSPQTASDLAEDDRAEPVPALNQTEIFRALEVVERDSVAMAESFTSLFASLRLALSEVTSGSVDHVHCFSDAAGRLQESVLDAATKGNWYINSCLRLNEEMKGIDSLATQLKIVRINVDALDTAVNKLLRLP from the exons ATGGAGGACCGCCCTGAAGGACGACAAGCTCAGACAGACGGTTATTCGGCCAACTCAGAAACCCTAATCTCAGAACCACCTATCGATCAATCATCCACATCTCCTCAAACCGCATCCGATCTTGCTGAGGATGACCGCGCCGAACCAGTACCTGCCCTCAACCAGACTGAGATCTTCAGAGCCCTCGAGGTCGTCGAGAGAGACTCTGTGGCCATGGCCGAGAGCTTCACTTCCCTCTTCGCTTCTCTTCGTTTAGCTCTCTCTGAG GTTACTAGTGGCTCTGTTGATCACGTGCATTGCTTCAGTGATGCTGCAGGCCGTCTTCAAGAATCTG TTCTTGATGCTGCAACAAAGGGTAATTGGTACATTAATTCATGTCTCAG ATTAAATGAGGAGATGAAGGGCATCGACAGTCTAGCTACACAGCT AAAAATCGTGAGGATAAACGTAGATGCTTTAGACACAGCTGTGAACAAGCTTCTCCGTCTTCCATGA